A window of the Nitrospiraceae bacterium genome harbors these coding sequences:
- a CDS encoding transcriptional repressor, with translation MRKTDKEMDALRQHLAKHQLKLTRQRELILTAFLRQEHVTAETMYHQLAKKDPHLGLATIYRTLNLFCEAGIAQARHFGSQTQYDNVSHKGHHDHLICTGCGKIVEFENCEIERLQEEVATKNGFVIQTHRLELYGLCVHCRH, from the coding sequence ATGAGAAAAACTGACAAAGAAATGGATGCCCTCCGCCAGCACCTGGCGAAGCATCAGTTGAAGCTGACCCGCCAACGAGAACTCATCCTGACGGCTTTCCTTCGCCAGGAACACGTCACCGCCGAGACGATGTACCACCAGCTCGCGAAAAAGGACCCGCATCTCGGCCTGGCGACCATCTATCGCACACTGAATCTCTTTTGCGAGGCAGGCATCGCGCAGGCACGACATTTCGGTTCGCAAACCCAGTACGACAACGTCTCCCATAAGGGACACCATGATCACCTGATCTGTACGGGCTGCGGAAAGATTGTGGAGTTCGAAAATTGCGAAATCGAGCGGCTCCAGGAGGAAGTGGCGACCAAGAATGGGTTCGTCATCCAAACGCACCGGCTTGAGCTCTACGGCCTCTGCGTGCACTGCCGCCATTGA
- a CDS encoding response regulator transcription factor: MNILLVDDHAIVRKGLRQVLAEELPSPTFGEAGSAAGMQQALTKHKWDLVILDLNLPDRHGLDVLRDLKQTRPQLPVLVLSLYPEEQYATRAIRAGASGYVTKDSAPEELTTAVEKVLSGGRYVSLSLGEQLAHELSDRPTTRPRALSDRELQILRLMAAGLTLTEIGDRLALSAKTVSTYRGRLLDKLRLRTTADLIRYAVDARLVD, translated from the coding sequence GTGAATATCCTCCTGGTCGACGATCACGCCATCGTACGAAAAGGACTCCGGCAAGTCTTGGCAGAAGAACTGCCGTCACCAACTTTCGGCGAGGCCGGATCTGCCGCCGGCATGCAACAGGCCCTCACCAAACACAAATGGGACCTTGTGATCCTCGATTTGAACCTTCCTGATCGGCACGGCCTCGATGTGCTCAGAGACCTAAAGCAAACACGTCCGCAACTCCCCGTCCTTGTCCTCAGCCTCTATCCAGAAGAGCAGTATGCCACACGCGCCATTCGGGCCGGCGCTTCAGGCTACGTCACCAAGGACAGCGCACCGGAGGAGTTGACCACGGCAGTGGAAAAAGTGCTATCGGGAGGACGGTACGTCAGTCTCTCGCTGGGAGAGCAGCTTGCCCATGAACTGTCGGATCGCCCCACGACCAGGCCGCGTGCACTGTCGGACAGAGAATTGCAGATCCTTCGGTTGATGGCGGCAGGACTCACCTTGACGGAGATCGGTGATCGCCTAGCCCTCAGTGCTAAGACCGTCAGTACATATCGCGGCCGGCTGCTGGACAAGCTGCGGCTGCGCACGACCGCCGACCTGATCCGCTATGCCGTAGACGCCCGACTCGTCGACTGA